The Pirellulaceae bacterium region ATGAGTCCAGAGCAGGTGCAGGGACAATCGGTGGACATTCGAAGCGATTTGTATTCGCTGGGTGTCACGCTGTTTCATATGTTAATGGGCAGGCCACCGTATCGCGGTGACACACCGTTGGCGCTGGCCATGCAGCATGTGCAGGCTGCGCTGCCGGACATTAAAGGTTTGCGCCCCGATTTGCCACAGTCTTTGGTCGGCTTGCTGAAGAAGCTACTAGCCAAGTCGCCTGAGGAACGTTTTTCCAGTCCTGCAGAAGTGCTCAGCTATTTGCAGCAGCATCGCGATCATGATTTATCAGATCACTGGCCTGATCGCACGATGCCACTGTACCACGCCGCGATGCAGCGGCCACCAGCCAGCGATGCAACCCGGAAATTGCAAGAACTGCTCAACAAACCACCGCATCGAAGGCTGCGCCGTGCGCTTCTTGGTGTGGCTGTGGGGGTGCCGTTGGCGTTGGCGCTGTGGTTGGGAGCGCGCGGCCTTGGGGCGACCGTTTGGGGATGGAATTGGCCTGGGCCAGATGCTTTATTTGCGGCTGACCAACTGATTTACGAAGGAATTCCTCGGCAAAGCGAGGTTGCGAAACAATACTTGTGGGCGATGCTGGATCGCTCCAGTAGCCGAATTGCAAAATGGGAAGCCGTCGAAGTCTACTTTCCGCGCTCTGCTGCCCCGCTCAATCGACTGTATGTGGGGCTCGCTCAGTTGCAGTTGGCCCGCCAGTTTCAAGAGGCCGGCGACTTGCAGTTGGCCAGCCGGCGGTTGAAAAGTCTAGTTGACGATGCCCACATGCAAGCGCTGGTGCAGGCCTATGCCTGGCTGCAATTAGCCACCATTGAACGCGAAAATGGCGACAAGGCCCAGATGGAAGCTAATGTACGAAAGGCTTTGCGATTGCGGGGCGAGTTGAGCAAGAAAGATGTTCAACAATTAGATGCCGCAGTCCGCTCGATGCCCAGCGATATCGAGCTGTATTGGTCGCCGAGTGAAAAATAGAGGTAGCCACCGTCGCGCAGACGGTAGGTCTGTTCAGGCGTAGCCACGCACGGTCCCTGCTGGTGTCCCAGTCTGCAATTCACATGACCGGTTGCGTTAAAACTTGTATAGCAGCATGGCCGAATAGTTCAAATCGCCAGGCTTCGCAGTTCCGCCGGGCGTGCTATCGTACCGATGCAATGCGCCCAGCTTGAGCGACAGGTTTCTCTCTTCGCTCAACAGGTGTTCCCAGGCCAAGTCGGTAATCGTGCGATAGTCCGAGAAATCTTCCCAAGTTGGAAAGTAGTCGAACTTAGCCACCAACTTATTACGCGGATTTACTTGGTGTTCGTAGGTCGCGCCAAACA contains the following coding sequences:
- a CDS encoding serine/threonine protein kinase encodes the protein MTQLDSNLRPLLASGSVVGGYCIERPLGSGGMADVYYAVDQRLERPVALKILRPALAEDETYQQRFEQEAKAAAALIHPNIVQIYGVGQDGSIRYMAQEFVPGVNLRDYLRGQLVCPDGQALGKLGSSSDIGRISSRVGDELSQEEAMLAAAIGKDRQLPIREALSILLQTLAALTKSAQVGIVHRDIKPENIMLTSDGDVKVADYGLAHIQLGETASLTNPGVALGTPIYMSPEQVQGQSVDIRSDLYSLGVTLFHMLMGRPPYRGDTPLALAMQHVQAALPDIKGLRPDLPQSLVGLLKKLLAKSPEERFSSPAEVLSYLQQHRDHDLSDHWPDRTMPLYHAAMQRPPASDATRKLQELLNKPPHRRLRRALLGVAVGVPLALALWLGARGLGATVWGWNWPGPDALFAADQLIYEGIPRQSEVAKQYLWAMLDRSSSRIAKWEAVEVYFPRSAAPLNRLYVGLAQLQLARQFQEAGDLQLASRRLKSLVDDAHMQALVQAYAWLQLATIERENGDKAQMEANVRKALRLRGELSKKDVQQLDAAVRSMPSDIELYWSPSEK